A genomic window from Gossypium hirsutum isolate 1008001.06 chromosome D12, Gossypium_hirsutum_v2.1, whole genome shotgun sequence includes:
- the LOC107945433 gene encoding uncharacterized protein has protein sequence MIETMFYSFSIRGGIAGISPASQCLSFIQNYAKNSLSSRFISKIPSYEPSFTVSYLINSCGFSPESAFSVSETVHFESPQKPDSVIGFLKNHGFSQSQIRSLINRRPKLLLANPDKSLLPKFQFFYSKRISSSELRRILSLNPHVLEYDLANRIVPSFNFKDLTQCSDDKVFLAYKNCSGILTRNLEFIFTPNLAILREKGVPESVLMNKLLVHPRIFAVNPENFGRATEEVQKLGFNPLQQLFLVALQALIQISKSTWERKFNVFKQWGWSDEDIVSAFEKYPRCMLFSEHKISENMDFFVNTMGCKSSYISNHPVLLSYSLEKRIIPRCSVLKALLSEGLIEKFNVNSIMVCTEKVFLQRFVTPFEDPYFLKLYEEKQTL, from the coding sequence ATGATTGAAACCATGTTTTATTCCTTCTCCATTAGAGGTGGGATTGCAGGGATTTCACCAGCATCCCAATGTCTCAGCTTTATTCAAAACTATGCAAAAAattcattatcttctagattcaTTTCAAAGATTCCAAGCTATGAACCCTCCTTTACAGTTTCTTATCTTATAAACTCTTGTGGGTTCTCTCCAGAATCTGCTTTCTCAGTTTCTGAAACAGTCCACTTTGAATCCCCCCAAAAGCCTGACTCTGTAATTGGCTTCCTCAAGAACCATGGCTTTTCACAATCTCAAATCAGAAGCCTCATTAATAGGAGACCTAAATTGCTTTTGGCAAATCCTGATAAATCccttttgcctaaattccaattctTTTACTCCAAAAGGATTTCAAGTTCTGAGCTTAGAAGAATCTTATCTTTAAACCCTCATGTTTTAGAATATGATTTAGCTAACAGAATTGTCCCCAGTTTCAATTTTAAGGATTTAACTCAGTGTAGTGATGATAAGGTTTTTCTGGCTTACAAGAATTGTTCAGGCATTCTTACACGTAATTTAGAGTTCATTTTCACTCCAAATCTCGCAATTTTGCGAGAAAAAGGGGTTCCTGAATCGGTTCTTATGAATAAACTACTTGTTCACCCAAGAATCTTTGCTGTGAATCCTGAAAATTTCGGAAGAGCAACTGAAGAAGTTCAGAAATTGGGTTTTAATCCTTTACAGCAGCTTTTCCTTGTAGCTCTTCAAGCTTTGATACAAATCAGCAAATCaacatgggaaaggaaattcAATGTTTTTAAGCAATGGGGTTGGTCCGATGAAGATATTGTTTCTGCTTTTGAGAAGTATCCTAGGTGTATGCTCTTTTCCGAGCACAAGATCTCTGAGAATATGGATTTCTTTGTCAATACAATGGGGTGCAAATCTTCGTATATTTCAAACCATCCGGTTCTTCTTTCGTATAGCTTGGAGAAGAGAATTATCCCTAGGTGTTCAGTTCTTAAGGCTCTGTTATCCGAAGGTTTGATCGAGAAGTTCAATGTTAATTCTATAATGGTGTGTACTGAAAAAGTGTTCCTCCAGAGATTTGTGACCCCTTTTGAGGATCCTTATTTTTTGAAGTTATATGAGGAGAAGCAGACTCTCTAA